The Bombus huntii isolate Logan2020A chromosome 6, iyBomHunt1.1, whole genome shotgun sequence genome window below encodes:
- the LOC126866403 gene encoding sodium channel protein Nach-like isoform X2: protein MSKIFNNQNQNFLYLDTKHNDTILRQSIAKINVNVKSDLTKDVTESTKKEEKNPTPREVLTDYLESTSVHGLQYFGKTNIEVGVLGKILWAFTILTCFVCLSLMLMQFLRRYNENPTNTYIQTFDAPIFRAPFPAVTICPSIPIPLKKRLAILENSILPENVSRELALEMLNYGHLITHPYMNKEFKQMDKLKEFLDANKWSVARFVKTLINCEDMFESCWWSTERIDCTKSIKHSYSSYGLCCSFNYLLENYVGSQKGQPKPKPLSSADFGLWSGLKLVFNKEMFMITQDDMRSSTRVVNSNGMVVLIHHRMDYPGLNTNMYTLQVNHELEIAIKPELIQKPAGLQHRNKEKQLVPVCIAEDQNTLEYFSVYRYSNCYANCRVKAMIQLCGCLPFIYDNIAESYNISRCEIEHLPCIQRNTKLIGIVKDIQNENFTCSCRTPCENMNYDNSPNLISLTKASLPNTTDKGTAIKVYMYSQTFQMLLTLSAADETYLLASVGGIFSLFLGCSFLSVMEIVYFVYLYCRAIFAHKRHEVQTDHTTNEIFVNGRRRVY from the exons ATGTCGAAAATATTCAACAACCAAAATCAGAACTTCTTATATCTCGATACGAAGCATAATGACACGATTCTAAGACAATCAATTGCTAAAATTAACGTGAACGTCAAATCAGATCTCACGAAGGATGTAACCGAATCaacgaagaaagaggaaaaaaatcCAACACCACGAGAAGTTTTAACAGATTATCTGGAGAGCACTTCTGTACATGGTTTGCAATATTTCGGTAAAACGAATATAGAAGTCGGAGTTCTTGGGAAGATCCTGTGGGCCTTTACCATATTAACTTGTTTCGTCT GTTTGAGCTTGATGTTAATGCAATTTTTGCGTCGTTACAACGAGAATCCGACCAACACGTACATACAAACCTTCGATGCCCCGATATTCCGCGCGCCATTTCCTGCTGTAACCATTTGTCCATCTATACCAATTCCTCTGAAGAAACGCCTGGCCATTTTGGAGAACTCCATCTTACCCGAGAACGTGAGCAGAGAACTCGCGTTAGAGATGTTGAA CTACGGACATCTTATAACTCATCCGTACATGAATAAAGAGTTTAAACAAATGGacaaattaaaagaatttttggATGCCAATAAGTGGAGCGTGGCGAGATTCGTGAAAACTCTAATCAATTGCGAGGACATGTTCGAATCGTGTTGGTGGAGTACGGAACGCATAGATTGCACTAAATCCATTAAACATTCGTATAGTTCTTACGGACTATGTTGCTCCTTTAACTATCTTCTTGAGAATTACGTAGGATCCCAGAA GGGACAACCAAAACCGAAGCCTTTGAGTTCCGCTGATTTTGGACTATGGAGCGGCTTAAAGCTCGTGTTCAATAAAGAAATGTTCATGATCACCCAAGACGACATGCGTAGTTCCACGAGAGTCGTGAATAGTAATGGCATGGTG GTATTGATACATCACAGAATGGATTATCCTGGTCTTAATACTAATATGTACACCTTGCAAGTGAACCATGAGTTGGAG ATCGCCATAAAACCGGAACTCATTCAAAAGCCAGCAGGACTTCAACATCGTAATAAAGAGAAACAGTTAGTCCCCGTATGCATAGCGGAGGATCAGAACactttggaatatttttctgtttatCGCTACTCGAATTGTTACGCAAATTGTAGAGTCAAGGCCATGATACAGCTATGCGGATGCTTACCATTCATCTACGACAACATAGCTGAGTCCTACAACATCTCA CGTTGCGAGATAGAACATTTGCCTTGCATCCAGAGGAATACGAAATTGATAGGTATCGTGAAGGACATACAGAACGAGAATTTCACCTGCTCTTGTAGAACACCGTGCGAGAACATGAACTACGATAATTCCCCTAATTTGATATCTCTGACGAAAGCCAGCTTGCC GAATACGACGGACAAAGGTACTGCGATCAAAGTTTACATGTATTCGCAAACTTTCCAGATGCTGCTAACTCTATCAGCCGCCGACGAAACTTATCTCTTAG CATCAGTCGGTGGAATCTTTAGCTTGTTCCTTGGATGCAGCTTCCTCAGCGTCATGGAGATAGTTTACTTCGTTTACCTATATTGTCGCGCAATCTTTGCGCATAAGAGGCACGAGGTTCAAACAGACCACACAACCAACGAGATCTTTGTAAACGGTCGCCGACgtgtttattaa
- the LOC126866403 gene encoding sodium channel protein Nach-like isoform X1 has translation MSKIFNNQNQNFLYLDTKHNDTILRQSIAKINVNVKSDLTKDVTESTKKEEKNPTPREVLTDYLESTSVHGLQYFGKTNIEVGVLGKILWAFTILTCFVCTCHSFEVHHLKRYTRLNARLVSGLSLMLMQFLRRYNENPTNTYIQTFDAPIFRAPFPAVTICPSIPIPLKKRLAILENSILPENVSRELALEMLNYGHLITHPYMNKEFKQMDKLKEFLDANKWSVARFVKTLINCEDMFESCWWSTERIDCTKSIKHSYSSYGLCCSFNYLLENYVGSQKGQPKPKPLSSADFGLWSGLKLVFNKEMFMITQDDMRSSTRVVNSNGMVVLIHHRMDYPGLNTNMYTLQVNHELEIAIKPELIQKPAGLQHRNKEKQLVPVCIAEDQNTLEYFSVYRYSNCYANCRVKAMIQLCGCLPFIYDNIAESYNISRCEIEHLPCIQRNTKLIGIVKDIQNENFTCSCRTPCENMNYDNSPNLISLTKASLPNTTDKGTAIKVYMYSQTFQMLLTLSAADETYLLASVGGIFSLFLGCSFLSVMEIVYFVYLYCRAIFAHKRHEVQTDHTTNEIFVNGRRRVY, from the exons ATGTCGAAAATATTCAACAACCAAAATCAGAACTTCTTATATCTCGATACGAAGCATAATGACACGATTCTAAGACAATCAATTGCTAAAATTAACGTGAACGTCAAATCAGATCTCACGAAGGATGTAACCGAATCaacgaagaaagaggaaaaaaatcCAACACCACGAGAAGTTTTAACAGATTATCTGGAGAGCACTTCTGTACATGGTTTGCAATATTTCGGTAAAACGAATATAGAAGTCGGAGTTCTTGGGAAGATCCTGTGGGCCTTTACCATATTAACTTGTTTCGTCTGTACTTGTCATTCCTTCGAGGTACATCATCTAAAAAGGTACACGCGACTAAACGCGCGTCTCGTTTCAGGTTTGAGCTTGATGTTAATGCAATTTTTGCGTCGTTACAACGAGAATCCGACCAACACGTACATACAAACCTTCGATGCCCCGATATTCCGCGCGCCATTTCCTGCTGTAACCATTTGTCCATCTATACCAATTCCTCTGAAGAAACGCCTGGCCATTTTGGAGAACTCCATCTTACCCGAGAACGTGAGCAGAGAACTCGCGTTAGAGATGTTGAA CTACGGACATCTTATAACTCATCCGTACATGAATAAAGAGTTTAAACAAATGGacaaattaaaagaatttttggATGCCAATAAGTGGAGCGTGGCGAGATTCGTGAAAACTCTAATCAATTGCGAGGACATGTTCGAATCGTGTTGGTGGAGTACGGAACGCATAGATTGCACTAAATCCATTAAACATTCGTATAGTTCTTACGGACTATGTTGCTCCTTTAACTATCTTCTTGAGAATTACGTAGGATCCCAGAA GGGACAACCAAAACCGAAGCCTTTGAGTTCCGCTGATTTTGGACTATGGAGCGGCTTAAAGCTCGTGTTCAATAAAGAAATGTTCATGATCACCCAAGACGACATGCGTAGTTCCACGAGAGTCGTGAATAGTAATGGCATGGTG GTATTGATACATCACAGAATGGATTATCCTGGTCTTAATACTAATATGTACACCTTGCAAGTGAACCATGAGTTGGAG ATCGCCATAAAACCGGAACTCATTCAAAAGCCAGCAGGACTTCAACATCGTAATAAAGAGAAACAGTTAGTCCCCGTATGCATAGCGGAGGATCAGAACactttggaatatttttctgtttatCGCTACTCGAATTGTTACGCAAATTGTAGAGTCAAGGCCATGATACAGCTATGCGGATGCTTACCATTCATCTACGACAACATAGCTGAGTCCTACAACATCTCA CGTTGCGAGATAGAACATTTGCCTTGCATCCAGAGGAATACGAAATTGATAGGTATCGTGAAGGACATACAGAACGAGAATTTCACCTGCTCTTGTAGAACACCGTGCGAGAACATGAACTACGATAATTCCCCTAATTTGATATCTCTGACGAAAGCCAGCTTGCC GAATACGACGGACAAAGGTACTGCGATCAAAGTTTACATGTATTCGCAAACTTTCCAGATGCTGCTAACTCTATCAGCCGCCGACGAAACTTATCTCTTAG CATCAGTCGGTGGAATCTTTAGCTTGTTCCTTGGATGCAGCTTCCTCAGCGTCATGGAGATAGTTTACTTCGTTTACCTATATTGTCGCGCAATCTTTGCGCATAAGAGGCACGAGGTTCAAACAGACCACACAACCAACGAGATCTTTGTAAACGGTCGCCGACgtgtttattaa
- the LOC126866418 gene encoding cAMP-dependent protein kinase catalytic subunit PRKX isoform X1, whose product MSGDTTSDEEGSQEDSPRYDIDDLEIIKTIGTGTFGRVVLCRHQGTPLALKILSMVDVIRLKQVEHVRNEITVLKEVKHPFIVNMLWSGRDEARVYMLLEFVAGGELFSYLRAAGRFSGPTSCFYAAEIVCALEYLHTKHIVYRDLKPENLLLDSQGHLKITDFGFSKKLTDRTWTLCGTPEYLAPEIIQSKGHNKAVDWWALGVLIYEMLAGFPPFFDDNPFGIYEKILSGRIEWPKHMDPIAKDLIKKLLIADRTKRLGNMRQGADDVKRHRWFKLVEWPLVPQRALTPPIRPRVKAPGDPSCFDDYPETDWRSQPPLPPEQLALFQDF is encoded by the exons ATGTCGGGGGACACGACGTCCGACGAAGAGGGATCGCAGGAGGATTCGCCGCGATACGACATCGACGATCTGGAAATCATCAAAACCATAG GTACAGGCACTTTTGGCAGAGTGGTGCTATGCAGGCACCAAGGAACTCCCTTAGCGTTGAAAATCCTCTCAATGGTAGACGTGATCAGATTGAAACAAGTGGAACACGTACGAAACGAAATCACCGTATTGAAAGAGGTCAAGCATCCCTTTATCGTGAACAT GCTCTGGAGCGGAAGGGACGAGGCGAGAGTATACATGCTGTTAGAATTCGTAGCCGGTGGCGAGCTTTTCTCTTATTTGAGAGCAGCTGGCCGATTTTCCGGACCCACCAGCTGCTTCTATGCAGCAGAAATCGTCTGTGCCTTGGAATACTTGCACACCAAACACATCGTTTACAGGGACCTAAAGCCTGAGAACCTTCTCTTGGACAGCCAGGGCCACCTGAAAATTACAGACTTCGGTTTCTCCAAGAAACTCACGGATAG GACGTGGACTTTGTGCGGCACTCCCGAGTATTTGGCGCCGGAAATAATTCAGAGCAAAGGACACAATAAAGCTGTAGACTGGTGGGCCCTCGGTGTTCTCATCTACGAAATGTTAGCGGGCTTTCCGCCATTTTTCGATGACAATCCCTTTGGCATCTATGAGAAGATATTAAGTGGAAGAATAGAATGGCCAAAACATATGGATCCAATCGCCAAGGATCTCATCAAGAAGCTTCTGATCGCAGATCGAACGAAGAGACTAGGGAACATGAGACAGGGGGCTGATGACGTGAAGAGGCATCGCTGGTTTAAATTAGTCGAATGGCCATtg GTGCCGCAGAGAGCCCTGACACCACCAATAAGACCACGAGTAAAAGCGCCAGGTGACCCAAGCTGTTTCGACGATTATCCTGAAACCGATTGGCGTTCCCAGCCTCCCTTGCCACCGGAACAACTGGCTCTGTTTCAAGATTTCTAA
- the LOC126866418 gene encoding cAMP-dependent protein kinase catalytic subunit PRKX isoform X2 — protein MHISERTGTFGRVVLCRHQGTPLALKILSMVDVIRLKQVEHVRNEITVLKEVKHPFIVNMLWSGRDEARVYMLLEFVAGGELFSYLRAAGRFSGPTSCFYAAEIVCALEYLHTKHIVYRDLKPENLLLDSQGHLKITDFGFSKKLTDRTWTLCGTPEYLAPEIIQSKGHNKAVDWWALGVLIYEMLAGFPPFFDDNPFGIYEKILSGRIEWPKHMDPIAKDLIKKLLIADRTKRLGNMRQGADDVKRHRWFKLVEWPLVPQRALTPPIRPRVKAPGDPSCFDDYPETDWRSQPPLPPEQLALFQDF, from the exons ATGCACATTTCTGAAC GTACAGGCACTTTTGGCAGAGTGGTGCTATGCAGGCACCAAGGAACTCCCTTAGCGTTGAAAATCCTCTCAATGGTAGACGTGATCAGATTGAAACAAGTGGAACACGTACGAAACGAAATCACCGTATTGAAAGAGGTCAAGCATCCCTTTATCGTGAACAT GCTCTGGAGCGGAAGGGACGAGGCGAGAGTATACATGCTGTTAGAATTCGTAGCCGGTGGCGAGCTTTTCTCTTATTTGAGAGCAGCTGGCCGATTTTCCGGACCCACCAGCTGCTTCTATGCAGCAGAAATCGTCTGTGCCTTGGAATACTTGCACACCAAACACATCGTTTACAGGGACCTAAAGCCTGAGAACCTTCTCTTGGACAGCCAGGGCCACCTGAAAATTACAGACTTCGGTTTCTCCAAGAAACTCACGGATAG GACGTGGACTTTGTGCGGCACTCCCGAGTATTTGGCGCCGGAAATAATTCAGAGCAAAGGACACAATAAAGCTGTAGACTGGTGGGCCCTCGGTGTTCTCATCTACGAAATGTTAGCGGGCTTTCCGCCATTTTTCGATGACAATCCCTTTGGCATCTATGAGAAGATATTAAGTGGAAGAATAGAATGGCCAAAACATATGGATCCAATCGCCAAGGATCTCATCAAGAAGCTTCTGATCGCAGATCGAACGAAGAGACTAGGGAACATGAGACAGGGGGCTGATGACGTGAAGAGGCATCGCTGGTTTAAATTAGTCGAATGGCCATtg GTGCCGCAGAGAGCCCTGACACCACCAATAAGACCACGAGTAAAAGCGCCAGGTGACCCAAGCTGTTTCGACGATTATCCTGAAACCGATTGGCGTTCCCAGCCTCCCTTGCCACCGGAACAACTGGCTCTGTTTCAAGATTTCTAA
- the LOC126866418 gene encoding cAMP-dependent protein kinase catalytic subunit PRKX isoform X3: MVDVIRLKQVEHVRNEITVLKEVKHPFIVNMLWSGRDEARVYMLLEFVAGGELFSYLRAAGRFSGPTSCFYAAEIVCALEYLHTKHIVYRDLKPENLLLDSQGHLKITDFGFSKKLTDRTWTLCGTPEYLAPEIIQSKGHNKAVDWWALGVLIYEMLAGFPPFFDDNPFGIYEKILSGRIEWPKHMDPIAKDLIKKLLIADRTKRLGNMRQGADDVKRHRWFKLVEWPLVPQRALTPPIRPRVKAPGDPSCFDDYPETDWRSQPPLPPEQLALFQDF, encoded by the exons ATGGTAGACGTGATCAGATTGAAACAAGTGGAACACGTACGAAACGAAATCACCGTATTGAAAGAGGTCAAGCATCCCTTTATCGTGAACAT GCTCTGGAGCGGAAGGGACGAGGCGAGAGTATACATGCTGTTAGAATTCGTAGCCGGTGGCGAGCTTTTCTCTTATTTGAGAGCAGCTGGCCGATTTTCCGGACCCACCAGCTGCTTCTATGCAGCAGAAATCGTCTGTGCCTTGGAATACTTGCACACCAAACACATCGTTTACAGGGACCTAAAGCCTGAGAACCTTCTCTTGGACAGCCAGGGCCACCTGAAAATTACAGACTTCGGTTTCTCCAAGAAACTCACGGATAG GACGTGGACTTTGTGCGGCACTCCCGAGTATTTGGCGCCGGAAATAATTCAGAGCAAAGGACACAATAAAGCTGTAGACTGGTGGGCCCTCGGTGTTCTCATCTACGAAATGTTAGCGGGCTTTCCGCCATTTTTCGATGACAATCCCTTTGGCATCTATGAGAAGATATTAAGTGGAAGAATAGAATGGCCAAAACATATGGATCCAATCGCCAAGGATCTCATCAAGAAGCTTCTGATCGCAGATCGAACGAAGAGACTAGGGAACATGAGACAGGGGGCTGATGACGTGAAGAGGCATCGCTGGTTTAAATTAGTCGAATGGCCATtg GTGCCGCAGAGAGCCCTGACACCACCAATAAGACCACGAGTAAAAGCGCCAGGTGACCCAAGCTGTTTCGACGATTATCCTGAAACCGATTGGCGTTCCCAGCCTCCCTTGCCACCGGAACAACTGGCTCTGTTTCAAGATTTCTAA